The genomic region ATCGGACGCCGCCAGGTCCGCCCGGAAGCCCGCCAGGTCCAGCCACGGGGCTTTCAGGGTGAGGTCCGCCAGTGCCGTGGACAGCTCTTCGGCTTCCGGGGCCCCGCGCCCCTTGTAGCCGCGGGCGTGGATTCCCCAGCCTTTCAGGGATGCCGCCGGGTAGACCTCGGCGAGGCGACCGGAGCCGTCCCGAGCCTGCGGTCCCGCGGCCCGGGCGATCTTGGCCTGGATCACGGCGCACCTCATGGCCGGATGAGCCAGACGGTCGGCGGAGACGCTGAGCGGAATGAGGCCGGTTTTGGCCGTGACGAACCGGTCGGTGTCCCGGTAGGCGAGGAGCCGGCGGCCCTCGATCCCGTCGTATTCCAGGACCGGCCCGGGGTCGAACGCCAGGTGCCCCGCGATGAAGG from Arthrobacter sp. NicSoilB8 harbors:
- a CDS encoding DUF429 domain-containing protein, which gives rise to MRTLGVDLAAAAKKTAVAVIEWADGAARLAHLSLDVDDAEIVRLFGTSDMTGIDCPLGWPDAFLPFIAGHLAFDPGPVLEYDGIEGRRLLAYRDTDRFVTAKTGLIPLSVSADRLAHPAMRCAVIQAKIARAAGPQARDGSGRLAEVYPAASLKGWGIHARGYKGRGAPEAEELSTALADLTLKAPWLDLAGFRADLAASDDMFDAVIASLTARAVGLGHTLRPDAGHAAAALSEGWIHLPSCLLSALAGP